Proteins found in one Clostridium kluyveri DSM 555 genomic segment:
- a CDS encoding ABC transporter ATP-binding protein — MLNVENLSISFDTFEGRIYVLDNVSFSVDKGEILAIVGESGSGKSVSAYSILGLLDRNSNIENGQVLFENTDLLKLNRKEIQEYRGKKIGMVFQEPMTALHPTMKVGKQILNVIIQNSGVSKEKAAEIMLKNLRDVHFDNPEYIANKYPFELSGGMRQRIVICLAMCNEPKLLIADEPTTALDVTIQAEILNLMKELVKKRNTAVLLITHDFSVVRTVSDKVCVMYGGKVLERGYTKDVLEKPEHPYTKALLNALPDKVQPDIRLQEIKGEVPDLRYRPKGCIFASRCFLKTGRCLREVPPQKKASEDHVFYCWEVDK; from the coding sequence TTGTTAAATGTAGAAAACTTATCTATATCCTTTGATACTTTTGAAGGGAGAATTTATGTACTTGATAATGTATCTTTTTCTGTAGATAAAGGTGAGATACTTGCCATAGTAGGAGAATCGGGATCAGGTAAATCTGTTTCAGCCTATTCTATACTAGGACTTTTGGATAGAAATTCAAATATAGAAAATGGACAAGTATTATTTGAAAATACTGATCTTCTAAAATTAAATAGGAAAGAAATACAGGAATATAGAGGTAAAAAAATAGGTATGGTCTTTCAAGAACCTATGACTGCCCTTCATCCTACCATGAAGGTCGGAAAACAAATTTTAAATGTAATAATACAAAATTCGGGAGTTTCAAAGGAAAAAGCAGCAGAAATAATGCTTAAAAATTTAAGAGATGTTCATTTTGATAACCCGGAATATATAGCCAATAAATATCCCTTTGAACTTTCAGGAGGTATGAGACAAAGAATAGTTATTTGTCTTGCCATGTGTAATGAGCCTAAACTTTTGATTGCAGATGAACCTACTACTGCACTGGATGTAACCATACAAGCTGAAATATTAAATTTAATGAAAGAACTTGTAAAGAAAAGAAATACTGCTGTTTTATTAATTACACATGACTTTAGTGTAGTAAGAACCGTAAGTGATAAAGTTTGTGTAATGTATGGGGGAAAAGTACTTGAAAGGGGATATACGAAAGATGTGCTTGAAAAACCAGAGCACCCCTATACAAAAGCACTTCTAAATGCACTTCCAGATAAAGTTCAGCCAGATATAAGACTTCAAGAAATAAAGGGAGAAGTACCTGATCTTAGATATAGACCTAAAGGGTGCATATTTGCTTCTAGGTGTTTTTTAAAAACTGGTAGATGCTTGAGGGAAGTTCCACCACAAAAAAAAGCTTCAGAGGATCATGTTTTTTATTGCTGGGAGGTTGATAAGTGA
- a CDS encoding ABC transporter ATP-binding protein has protein sequence MESILEIKDLKKVFGKFSALKGVSFKLNKGETFGLVGESGSGKSTIANIIVGINAPSSGNVIFEDRELWKNNKYNCGEYGKIQIVFQDPRSSLDPRMTIKSIISEPLLALPKSIRSKKGTRENLVKLIKSVGLQEQYLDRYPHEFSGGQRQRIAIARAIITEPEVMILDEPTSALDVSVQAQILNLLKDIQREKNITYLFISHNMAVVKYISSRVGVLYKGEFVEMGNAQEVFECPKHDYTKRLISSILK, from the coding sequence ATGGAATCTATTTTAGAGATTAAAGATTTGAAAAAGGTATTTGGGAAATTTTCTGCACTTAAAGGTGTCTCTTTTAAATTAAACAAAGGGGAAACTTTTGGGTTAGTGGGTGAATCTGGCTCTGGTAAATCCACTATTGCTAATATAATAGTGGGAATAAATGCACCTTCATCAGGTAATGTGATCTTTGAAGATAGAGAACTATGGAAAAACAACAAATATAATTGTGGAGAGTACGGAAAGATTCAAATTGTATTCCAGGATCCACGTTCTTCACTTGATCCTAGAATGACTATAAAGAGTATAATTTCAGAACCTCTTCTAGCATTGCCAAAATCCATTAGGAGTAAAAAGGGGACTCGGGAAAATCTTGTAAAGCTTATAAAAAGTGTTGGCCTTCAAGAACAGTATTTAGATAGATATCCCCATGAATTTTCTGGCGGACAAAGGCAGAGGATAGCTATTGCTAGGGCTATAATTACAGAGCCGGAAGTTATGATTTTAGATGAACCTACTTCTGCATTAGATGTATCTGTGCAAGCACAAATTTTAAATCTTTTAAAGGATATACAAAGAGAAAAAAATATAACCTATTTATTTATTTCACATAATATGGCTGTTGTGAAGTATATAAGCAGCAGGGTAGGAGTTTTGTATAAAGGGGAATTCGTTGAAATGGGAAATGCACAAGAAGTATTTGAGTGTCCTAAACATGATTATACAAAGAGATTGATTTCTAGTATATTGAAGTAA
- a CDS encoding dipeptidase produces the protein MKAFDAHSDIFTDITVRRLKGERNIIGKYHIDQLKKGDVAASILGIWIEPLYVNEDPTWRTLQIMGAVSEEIEDMKEHAGIVYKYSDLIRLNQENKFGIIMGMEGVSGLRDDISLINVMYRFGVRHAMLTWNEENKFATGVKSPNKRRGLTQIGVKLVKRMEKLGMIIDVSHGNESTFWDIYINTTKPFIASHSNVYNLCNSVRNLKDDQIKAIGERNGVIGVNSWVDFVDAENPCVEKLADHVDYIVDKIGIDHVGFGLDFANYLDFKTLKSLQDEEYIKTQGIEDASKIPNLLNVLKKRGYNNDELEKIAYKNMERIVRDILV, from the coding sequence ATGAAAGCTTTTGATGCACATTCTGATATATTTACAGATATTACTGTAAGACGATTAAAAGGCGAGAGGAATATTATAGGAAAGTATCATATAGACCAATTGAAAAAAGGAGATGTAGCGGCTTCAATTTTAGGAATATGGATTGAACCTCTCTATGTTAATGAAGATCCCACATGGAGAACCCTTCAGATAATGGGTGCTGTTTCTGAAGAAATAGAAGATATGAAAGAGCATGCTGGTATTGTATATAAATATAGTGATTTAATTAGATTAAATCAAGAAAATAAATTTGGAATAATAATGGGAATGGAAGGTGTAAGCGGACTCAGAGATGACATAAGTCTTATAAATGTAATGTATAGGTTTGGAGTTAGACATGCTATGCTTACTTGGAATGAGGAAAATAAATTTGCCACAGGGGTTAAAAGCCCAAATAAACGTAGGGGACTTACCCAAATAGGTGTAAAGTTAGTAAAAAGAATGGAGAAATTAGGAATGATAATTGACGTATCTCATGGGAATGAAAGTACTTTTTGGGATATATATATAAATACTACAAAACCATTTATAGCTTCACATTCTAATGTATATAACTTATGTAACAGTGTTAGAAATTTAAAAGATGATCAAATTAAAGCCATAGGAGAAAGAAATGGAGTTATAGGAGTTAATTCTTGGGTGGATTTTGTGGATGCTGAAAATCCATGCGTAGAAAAGTTGGCAGATCATGTGGATTATATAGTAGATAAAATTGGCATAGATCATGTAGGATTTGGACTTGATTTTGCAAATTATTTAGATTTTAAAACTCTTAAATCGCTTCAGGATGAAGAATATATAAAAACCCAAGGTATTGAGGATGCTTCAAAAATACCAAATTTATTAAATGTTCTAAAAAAAAGAGGATATAATAATGATGAACTGGAAAAAATAGCTTATAAAAATATGGAACGTATAGTGAGAGATATACTAGTATAA
- a CDS encoding RrF2 family transcriptional regulator has translation MKLSTKGRYGVKAMVDLAIHYGDEPLSIKTISERQGISEYYLEQLFSNLRKSNLIRSIRGSQGGYILNREPKNITVWDIMGVLEGPIEISDCVDDNNESSCDNIDCCATRLLWSRIKDGIDEIMKSTTLQDMVDDYNSMKQNKLKGDK, from the coding sequence TTGAAGCTATCCACAAAGGGAAGATATGGAGTGAAGGCCATGGTAGATTTGGCTATTCATTACGGAGACGAACCTTTATCTATAAAGACTATATCAGAAAGACAGGGCATATCTGAGTATTATTTGGAGCAGTTGTTCTCCAATCTTAGAAAATCTAATTTGATTAGAAGTATAAGAGGATCACAGGGAGGATACATTTTAAATAGAGAACCTAAGAATATAACTGTATGGGATATAATGGGGGTTCTAGAAGGCCCTATAGAGATATCGGATTGTGTAGATGATAATAATGAAAGTTCTTGTGATAATATAGATTGCTGTGCCACTAGACTTTTGTGGAGTAGGATAAAAGATGGAATAGATGAAATTATGAAGTCTACAACTTTACAGGATATGGTGGATGATTACAATAGCATGAAACAAAACAAACTGAAAGGGGACAAATAA
- the nifS gene encoding cysteine desulfurase NifS, producing MDKKVYMDYAATTYTKPEVLEEMIPYFTKSFGNPSSLYSMSDTPRKAVDEARGKVAKAINAEKNEIFFTAGGSESDNWILKGIAFGNKNKGNHIITTSIEHHAVIHACNFLEQNGFEVTYLNVDEYGFISLEELEKSIKDTTILVSVMFANNEVGTIQPIKEIGEICKKKKIYFHTDAVQAIGHVDIDVKAMNIDALSMAAHKFYGPKGIGAMYLRKGIKIENLIHGGGQERGKRASTENVPGIVGIGKAIELAVNDLKDEAKRLSYLRDKLITGLMENIPHTKLNGPKGDKRLPGNVNLSFIGIEGETILLDLNDAGIYASTGSACASGSLDPSHVLLSLGLPHEVAHGSLRLTLGFGTTEEDVDYALKVIPEIVARRRAMSPLWEDFIKSKNEGEKVEQS from the coding sequence ATGGATAAAAAAGTGTATATGGATTATGCGGCTACTACGTATACTAAACCAGAAGTTTTAGAAGAGATGATACCTTATTTTACGAAAAGTTTCGGAAATCCATCTTCTCTGTATTCCATGTCAGATACTCCAAGAAAAGCTGTGGATGAAGCTAGAGGGAAAGTGGCTAAGGCCATAAATGCAGAAAAGAATGAAATATTTTTTACTGCGGGAGGATCTGAAAGTGATAACTGGATATTAAAAGGCATAGCCTTTGGAAATAAAAATAAAGGAAATCATATAATAACTACTAGTATAGAACATCATGCTGTAATACATGCCTGTAATTTTCTAGAACAAAATGGTTTTGAAGTTACCTATTTAAATGTAGATGAATATGGATTTATAAGTCTTGAAGAACTTGAAAAATCTATTAAGGATACTACCATATTGGTATCTGTGATGTTTGCCAATAATGAAGTAGGTACAATACAGCCTATAAAGGAAATAGGAGAAATCTGCAAAAAGAAAAAAATATATTTTCACACAGATGCAGTGCAGGCTATAGGTCATGTGGATATTGATGTAAAAGCAATGAACATAGATGCCCTTTCTATGGCAGCACATAAATTTTATGGTCCTAAGGGAATAGGGGCAATGTATTTGAGAAAGGGAATAAAAATTGAAAATTTAATACATGGTGGTGGACAGGAAAGAGGAAAAAGAGCTTCCACGGAGAATGTGCCTGGAATAGTGGGTATAGGAAAAGCAATAGAGTTGGCAGTCAATGATTTAAAGGATGAAGCTAAAAGATTAAGTTATTTAAGAGATAAGCTGATAACTGGGTTAATGGAAAATATACCTCATACCAAGTTAAATGGACCTAAAGGTGATAAAAGACTGCCGGGAAATGTTAATTTAAGTTTTATCGGAATAGAAGGAGAAACTATACTTTTGGATTTAAATGATGCAGGTATATATGCATCTACAGGGAGTGCCTGTGCATCCGGCTCTTTAGATCCTTCTCATGTGCTTTTATCTTTGGGATTACCTCATGAAGTGGCACATGGCTCTCTTAGGCTTACATTAGGCTTTGGAACTACAGAGGAAGATGTAGACTATGCACTAAAGGTTATTCCAGAGATAGTAGCAAGGAGGAGGGCAATGTCACCCCTTTGGGAAGATTTTATAAAATCTAAAAATGAAGGAGAGAAGGTAGAACAATCATGA
- the nifU gene encoding Fe-S cluster assembly scaffold protein NifU yields MYSEKVMDHFRNPRNVGEIPDANGVGEVGNPKCGDIMKMYIKVEDNIIKDIKFKTFGCGSAIASSSMATEIIKGKTLEEAWSLTNKAVADALDGLPPVKMHCSVLAEEAIHKAINDYRESQGLEPWKIQTHSETIHEHVHGQ; encoded by the coding sequence ATGTACAGTGAAAAAGTTATGGATCATTTCAGAAACCCAAGAAATGTAGGAGAAATACCTGATGCAAATGGAGTCGGGGAAGTTGGAAATCCAAAATGTGGAGATATAATGAAGATGTACATAAAAGTTGAAGACAATATAATAAAAGATATAAAATTTAAAACTTTTGGATGTGGCTCTGCCATAGCATCTTCTAGTATGGCCACGGAAATTATAAAAGGAAAAACACTAGAAGAAGCATGGAGTCTTACCAATAAAGCAGTGGCAGATGCACTAGATGGACTTCCACCGGTTAAGATGCACTGTTCGGTATTGGCTGAAGAAGCTATTCATAAAGCAATAAATGATTATAGGGAGTCTCAGGGATTGGAGCCCTGGAAGATTCAAACTCATTCAGAAACCATTCATGAACATGTTCATGGACAATAG
- a CDS encoding PRC-barrel domain-containing protein, whose product MYRTRDFIFKDVVNLSGNLLGFISDIILNFSDKRVQGFVVTPNSLFKKSLNIFLEDVVSFASIVVVTDTNRRKLLQFSNIKGMNVVNKKGYLIGIVEDILFHKSTFSIKALILSVGFINNFIDGKKILLIDDLILGEKNLLYRGESENLKFSNSPYKLLDLKEKGKA is encoded by the coding sequence TTGTATAGAACAAGAGATTTTATTTTTAAAGATGTAGTTAATCTTTCCGGTAATTTACTGGGCTTTATAAGTGATATAATATTGAACTTTAGTGATAAGAGAGTTCAGGGGTTTGTTGTTACGCCTAACAGTTTATTTAAAAAAAGTTTGAATATATTTTTAGAAGATGTGGTAAGTTTTGCATCTATAGTAGTTGTTACAGATACAAATAGAAGGAAATTGTTACAGTTCAGTAATATAAAAGGTATGAATGTGGTGAATAAAAAAGGATATTTAATTGGTATAGTAGAGGATATATTATTTCATAAGAGCACTTTCTCAATAAAAGCACTTATATTGTCTGTAGGATTTATAAATAATTTCATAGATGGAAAGAAAATATTACTTATAGATGATTTGATTTTAGGAGAAAAAAATTTATTATATAGAGGAGAAAGTGAAAATCTAAAATTTTCTAATTCGCCTTATAAGTTATTGGATTTAAAAGAAAAGGGAAAAGCTTAA
- a CDS encoding AI-2E family transporter has product MEDDNMAVEKKRKIKYAILAAIFIALIIIAFKVSVLREIIYLILISFLISYTLKPIQKIMVNKGISEKISAFILIALVGLFIISIFAILIPSLFKESLSLNNAIYSIQNLVDNIYGKLKLIQGNRTIHVLINNFNRKIDGEVTVMFTRIFDSLMKMGQNILYVVVIPVITYYFLSEGECINEKVLSTFPIKSRGIIKNISCHADKILGRYIISQLMLSGFIGIVTFFILLILKVDFPIILSVLNAFFNIIPYFGPIFGAIPAIAIALIESPEKAIWTAICLYVLQQIEGNILSPKVTADSISMHPLVVILLLIIGGEIAGFIGMVLAVPLGVIIKVMYEDLNYYMF; this is encoded by the coding sequence GTGGAAGATGATAATATGGCGGTTGAAAAAAAGAGAAAAATTAAATATGCAATACTTGCTGCGATCTTCATAGCTTTAATAATAATTGCTTTCAAAGTTTCTGTACTTAGGGAAATAATATATTTAATACTGATATCGTTTTTAATATCATACACCTTAAAACCTATACAAAAGATCATGGTAAATAAAGGTATTAGTGAAAAGATCAGCGCTTTTATTCTCATAGCCTTAGTAGGATTATTCATTATAAGTATATTTGCAATTTTAATACCTTCTCTTTTTAAGGAAAGTTTAAGTTTAAATAATGCCATATACAGTATTCAAAATTTAGTAGATAATATTTATGGAAAGTTAAAGTTAATTCAAGGAAATAGGACAATACATGTATTAATTAACAATTTTAATAGAAAAATTGACGGGGAAGTAACCGTTATGTTCACTAGAATATTTGATTCTTTAATGAAAATGGGACAGAATATTTTGTATGTAGTAGTTATTCCTGTAATAACATATTATTTCCTATCGGAAGGGGAATGTATAAATGAAAAAGTACTTTCTACATTTCCTATAAAGAGTAGGGGTATAATTAAAAATATAAGTTGCCATGCAGATAAGATATTGGGTAGATATATAATAAGTCAGCTTATGTTAAGTGGATTTATTGGAATAGTCACGTTTTTTATACTTTTAATCTTAAAAGTAGATTTTCCTATAATACTTTCTGTTTTAAATGCATTTTTTAACATAATTCCATATTTTGGTCCTATATTTGGAGCAATTCCAGCCATAGCTATAGCTTTAATAGAATCTCCTGAAAAAGCCATTTGGACAGCAATATGCCTTTATGTGCTTCAGCAAATAGAAGGAAATATATTATCCCCTAAAGTTACTGCAGATAGTATAAGTATGCACCCATTGGTAGTAATACTTCTCCTAATAATCGGCGGAGAAATAGCAGGCTTTATTGGAATGGTACTTGCAGTTCCTCTAGGGGTCATAATTAAAGTAATGTATGAGGATTTGAATTATTATATGTTTTGA